A single genomic interval of Celeribacter indicus harbors:
- a CDS encoding NnrU family protein translates to MQGWGIFAAAFAVFFLSHAIPVRPPVRPWLVARLGPRGFTAAYSVLSLAILAWLIVAANRAPFVPLWFAPVWMSHLALTVMLGVCLLLALTLGRPNPFSFGGARNAAFDPDRPGLIRYMRHPLLVALGVWALAHLLANGDLAHVILFGAFAGFALLGGRMIDRRKRRTLPDYDALRARSRKGRVIPPRGEWPAVAGRLLAGLVLYGVLLTLHGPVIGVSPLP, encoded by the coding sequence ATGCAGGGTTGGGGCATATTCGCGGCGGCTTTCGCCGTCTTCTTCCTGAGCCATGCCATCCCGGTGCGCCCGCCGGTCCGGCCCTGGCTCGTCGCGCGCCTCGGGCCGCGCGGCTTCACCGCCGCCTATTCGGTCCTCTCCCTCGCGATCCTCGCCTGGCTCATCGTCGCGGCGAACCGCGCGCCCTTCGTGCCGCTCTGGTTCGCGCCGGTCTGGATGAGCCATCTGGCGCTCACCGTCATGCTCGGGGTCTGCCTGCTCCTCGCGCTCACGCTCGGGCGCCCGAACCCGTTTTCCTTCGGCGGCGCGCGAAACGCGGCGTTCGATCCCGACCGTCCGGGGCTGATCCGCTACATGCGCCACCCGCTGCTCGTGGCGCTGGGCGTCTGGGCGCTCGCGCATCTCCTGGCGAACGGCGATCTCGCCCATGTCATCCTGTTCGGCGCCTTCGCGGGCTTCGCACTCCTCGGCGGCCGGATGATCGACCGCCGCAAGCGCCGCACCCTGCCGGATTACGACGCGCTCCGGGCGCGCAGCCGCAAGGGCCGGGTGATCCCGCCGCGCGGGGAGTGGCCGGCGGTGGCGGGACGGCTGCTCGCGGGGCTCGTGCTCTACGGCGTGCTGCTGACGCTCCACGGCCCGGTCATCGGCGTCTCCCCGCTGCCCTGA